One window of Sphingobacteriales bacterium genomic DNA carries:
- a CDS encoding glycosyltransferase, producing the protein MVKLSVIIVNYNVKYFIEQALLSVRKASAGLLVEVIVIDNNSVDGSVELIEQKFPEVILIANKKNVGFSSANNQGISIATGEYVLLLNPDTVVEEDTFTKTLAFMDEHPDAGGLGVKMYDGKGGYLPESKRGLPTPATAFYKMTGLSALFPRSKVFNHYYLGHLNNDETNEIEILSGAFMLIRKSVLDKTGLLDETFFMYGEDIDLSYRILKAGYKNYYFPHTRIIHYKGESTKKGSLNYVRLFYNAMIIFARKHFSASGARYYVLSIQLAIYLKALLTVAERFVRQLLLPLTDAAIIYGGMYLIKDFWQENVKVAEGTTYAPEYMLINVPLYILIWLLTVFLSGGYDVPLRLSRIVRGILAGTVLISAVYGFLPESLRFSRGMILLGMAWAAFALSGWRMLLHFIHYRNLNLETERQTKRALIVGSLHECLRVRNMLYESGVNIDLAGYVIPEITTTAGKPEQENQNILGTTRQLEEITGIYKVNEIIFCALDLPSQQILQFMIDIGQQLDYKIVPPESLSIIGSNSKNTAGDLYTIDINLNLSQSRYRRNKRLFDLCTCLAMLVLLPLMLLLIRSRMRFLYNWWQVLNGSRTWIGFAPVQKDDHTTITLPRLKKGILSPLDELPGREYDSITKQRLNLLYAKNYHPYTDLDILWKGFADLGRKS; encoded by the coding sequence ATGGTAAAACTATCGGTGATTATTGTCAACTACAACGTCAAATACTTTATCGAGCAAGCCCTGCTTTCTGTTCGAAAAGCATCGGCAGGCTTGTTAGTTGAAGTCATTGTAATTGACAATAACTCGGTTGATGGTTCTGTTGAACTGATTGAGCAAAAATTTCCGGAAGTCATACTAATTGCCAACAAAAAGAATGTTGGGTTTTCGTCCGCCAACAATCAGGGAATCAGTATAGCAACAGGGGAATATGTATTGTTGTTGAACCCAGATACGGTGGTCGAGGAAGATACCTTTACCAAAACCCTTGCCTTTATGGATGAACACCCCGATGCAGGCGGGTTGGGGGTTAAAATGTATGATGGCAAAGGTGGTTACCTTCCCGAATCAAAAAGAGGGCTGCCAACTCCGGCAACGGCATTTTACAAAATGACAGGATTATCTGCCTTGTTCCCCCGTTCAAAAGTCTTTAACCATTATTATCTCGGACATCTGAACAACGATGAAACCAATGAGATAGAAATACTTTCCGGTGCTTTTATGTTAATTCGCAAATCCGTTTTGGATAAAACAGGATTATTAGACGAAACCTTTTTTATGTATGGTGAAGACATTGACCTGTCCTACCGGATACTAAAAGCCGGATATAAAAACTACTATTTCCCCCATACCCGCATCATACACTATAAAGGTGAAAGCACTAAAAAAGGCAGCCTGAACTATGTTCGGCTTTTTTACAACGCCATGATCATTTTTGCCCGAAAACATTTTTCTGCCTCCGGGGCAAGATATTATGTTTTAAGCATTCAATTGGCAATATACCTGAAAGCCCTGCTGACGGTAGCCGAAAGATTTGTGCGGCAGCTTTTGCTACCCCTGACCGATGCAGCCATTATTTACGGGGGGATGTACCTCATTAAAGATTTTTGGCAGGAAAATGTGAAAGTAGCCGAAGGAACAACCTATGCGCCGGAGTATATGCTCATCAACGTGCCGCTTTATATTCTGATTTGGCTGCTTACTGTTTTTTTGAGCGGGGGCTATGATGTCCCGTTGCGGCTAAGCCGGATTGTGCGCGGAATATTGGCAGGAACTGTGCTGATTTCGGCAGTTTATGGTTTTTTACCCGAATCCCTTCGTTTTTCAAGAGGGATGATTTTATTGGGCATGGCTTGGGCGGCATTTGCCCTAAGTGGTTGGAGAATGTTATTGCATTTTATCCATTACAGAAATCTCAATCTCGAAACTGAGCGACAGACCAAAAGAGCGTTGATTGTCGGAAGTCTTCATGAATGTTTGCGGGTTCGCAACATGTTATATGAATCGGGAGTGAATATTGATTTGGCAGGATACGTTATCCCGGAAATCACAACAACTGCCGGCAAACCGGAACAGGAAAATCAAAATATTCTTGGCACTACCCGTCAATTAGAAGAAATCACAGGTATTTATAAGGTAAATGAGATTATCTTTTGTGCGCTCGACTTGCCTTCACAGCAAATCTTGCAGTTTATGATTGACATCGGGCAACAGCTCGATTACAAAATTGTACCCCCCGAAAGTCTGAGTATCATAGGAAGCAATTCAAAAAATACTGCCGGCGACCTTTATACCATTGATATCAACCTCAACCTTAGTCAGTCGCGATACCGGCGCAACAAACGGTTGTTTGACCTCTGCACCTGTCTGGCAATGCTTGTTTTGCTCCCTCTTATGCTGCTGCTGATTCGCAGTAGAATGCGTTTTTTGTACAATTGGTGGCAGGTATTGAACGGCAGCCGCACCTGGATAGGTTTTGCGCCCGTACAAAAAGACGATCATACAACGATTACCCTTCCCCGCCTCAAAAAAGGAATACTCTCCCCTTTAGACGAACTGCCCGGGAGGGAATATGATTCCATAACCAAACAAAGGCTAAACCTGCTGTATGCCAAAAACTATCACCCCTATACCGATTTGGATATATTGTGGAAAGGTTTTGCCGATCTGGGCCGTAAATCCTGA